ACAGGATAGTATGAACGTACAGTTTTCACACAAAAGTGTAGTATGTATCTAGTCCAAGAAAGgtaataaaaaagatttaaatcttTATACAGAAAGTGACAATGCCCATGTTATACTATGGAACACATCTACTAATTTTGAATTACAGGTGTAATGTGTGGATTAAAGATATCAACTTACtaaacaaatcttaaaaaaaaaaagagcagaatctataaataaaatagtaagtGCTTTCTTTAAGATAATATTCTTTGGCTGCTTTAAGTGCCAGTGAAGGGTTATTGAAAACCACTAAAATGCATAAGGTCCCACTATTATTGTTAATCTTAACACCGAGCTTGTACGATAATTCAAACTGTTGACTGTTAGCATCTCCAGGTCCACAATGTGTTCTCTTGGTCCTGATAGTGATTTCACCAGTACAAGCATTGCACTTACGGCGCTTGTTTGCTGGaagaacaacaggaaaaaaaaagtttaattctgTCAAATCTAAAACGATTTCCTAGTTCCTAGCATGAAGAGAGTGCCTGTGTCTTACTACACAGTAAAAATGCTCTGTCTCAGCACAGAGATATATAATGCAAGtattcttttaacatttttaaatggccATGACTAATCTCACacctggctttgctgcagggAACACTTTACCTGACTAGGGCTCAGAGGAATAAACTGCACGGCAAAATCTGTTTCTGGTTATGCTGCCTCTTCTAAAGGACATGAAAAGTGGTAATCTATCCCAGGATGGTCTTTGTTTTTATCCCCATctatcagcttttaaaatatatggaGAATAAGTAAAACAAGAGAGATCTAATATCTTTAACAGTGATGTAGCTTGTTCAGTGGAGGGAAACTCTATCTCATGGTTTGTAGTCCAGAGGAAGTCGTGCTCCCCTTATAAACACTGGGAATTTTTGCAACTGGTGTGCCTATTGCCATCCCCATCTTGTACTGCTCTGAAGCTCTTTTCTCAGTCTGGGATCATGCTGCTGGGGAACATTGACAGGCCTTGTCTGTGGCATGCTGCTAGTCCATTAAACAGTTTTGTAATTTACTGATGATAATAAAAGGGTAAACTCCATCTCTCCCTTTACCtactacaaatattttctcaccATGTCAAATAAGGGCATACAGATGAATCCAATCCATCTGCTGTATCTGAAACTCAGCTCAGAGTTTTACTAAAACAATGGGAATAACTTTAAGTAAGCCTTTGTTTACCACAGTCCCTTAGCAGGAATAAACACACGCTTCCTTATTTAAGGCTTGCGATTTCTTGTTGGGTGGCAACAGAAGATTGGAATTGTTAGTCTAAAGAAAGCCAGTCTGAAGGAAGGCTAGGTTGGGGTTTAACCCAAACTAGAGCTGgagtgatcttttttttttaagcaaataacTGCTTGTATTTTTGGGGTAGGTATGGGGTTTTGATCTGTATTAAATCCAGAGAAAAGCTCTGGATTATAAATTATACCAGAACAAGTGAGATACACAGATGAGTAGTTCCTTGTTCCCATCTTGGGGAAATGTGATTTACATAGGCAATGCCGTATCTTGGTACACTTTGTGGATGTACTATCAAAACTTCTGAATGTTcagatttcaagaaaaataaacaaaagtgAAATCCTTCCAATTAATGTAGTTCTGATTGAAGCTTTTTGTGCTGATTGTTTTACTGAGTGCCAAGCCACATATGAAGCAAACAGGATTTCCCAGGAATTTGTAAATATTACAAGTGTCcaagaaaatcagatttcttccaaaaaaatcttaaaaagcAGATGTTACAGACACTTTCACTCATGTGTATCTACTTGAATGCGTTATACCAACAGGAAATACTGCTATTGTAAGTAATTTAAACTTTTGTGGTTTTCTGGATTAGTTGCAGCAACATGGGGAAACAGAGGTTTAAGTATGTCTCAACACAAAACCTTTGTAAGTTGGCCTGAACTTAGCACTCTAGAAATCAGTGCCCCATCTCAAGCTACTATtgatttctttacttttttataaaaatgagaaatgtgaTTAAAGTAATTgtaaaactttcttttaatcCTCCCCTAAATACAGGTATGTGGTGTGTTAGTACAGAGTGAAAAGCACAGAGATATCTCATTTGAATCCAACATGGGTGTCCCAGGATTGCTAAATGTTCGTGATCACTACTAGTGTTGtattaatttgaaagaaatatttggtTCTCAGTTCAGAGGTTTCAGGTACAAAAGTAAAAGGCTTTTCAATATTAGGAAACTAAGCACATTTAATAAGGAAGCATCAAAAAGCTGATAAACCTTGGGATGCTGTGATAATCTTACAGGGGATGTTTGATGGGTTCGTCAAAATGGCAAGATTCTATAACACTTAGTAGTACTGGTGGTTTTTATAGCCCGCTCAGGGTCCAACTCCCACTGATACTTACTCTCAGGTAAAATTCTCCATTTTCGTTTCCAGACTTGATCCGGAATGTGTTAATAGTATTAGGGTAAATAGTGGTTGCCTGAATCTGGAAGATATCGGAGGGTACTGTTCTGTCAGAACGGATGCTCATGTATTTGTACACAACAGAGTAAGGCAGCTCTCGGCAAATGGCATTTGATACAGGGCAGACACAGcggctgaaaaacaaaaaaggatgaAACTGTGATAGCTGCAAACAAATGGTActtgctttctgctgtatttGGTCATATTGCCTGTTGAGGAGGatcctgaaaaatgaaagacatcTTTCTCTTACTTCTCAGATGTAAGGACGTAGGGCTCTTGACAAGGATTTCTTGGGTAACAACGAAATCCTCCATGGTAATTCCAGCAAATTTCATCCTCTCTGCATTCATTCGTAGTCTCGCATTCATTTATATctaggaggaaggaaaaggggctGTGTCAAAGCAGATGGAAATGGGTTTGCTGAAAACCCACAATGTCttcaaaataacaacaaaaggTACCGGCTTGTCATCTTTACCCTGCTTTTCTAGGGCCTGGCTATAAAGGATTTCTCTATGCAGACATGTTTATTGAGTGTTAATTAAGCCTGAAGATTTTTTAGTTGACTGAAGATGCACGTTAAACAAATGTAATGAAACTGTAGAAATACTTTGTCAAACAATGATGTTATAGCAGCAGATATCTTGTAGACAGAGAAAGGTTTGAAGGAAGAATTGTGAtttcctgccttctgctggTTCTCATCTTTAGTTAGATGATGAAACTCTAGCAATTAAAGTGCTTAGTTAATGGCTACATTTTAACTAAAATAGCCTTGAAAGGAATAATGAAAACTTAAATTATTGTgtaaagcagagctgcttcttttGCTTGGGAAAATAACCCTGAATAGAGGTGGGGACTGTCAGACTTGCACTACATTAATGCTCTATTATCCTGAGTGTCAGAACCCCACTAGTGTCTACATATATGGTATCCTGAAATTAACAGTGTCATAGAAAGGGTTTACTTAAATGTAATCTCTCGGAAGgcacaaacagatttttagaTGGTCAAACTACCCAGTCCACAATATTAAGTATCAACTGCGGTTCttaagaagggaaagaaattattctggatttttataaaaagctattaataaaaaatgagttATTTCCTCATCCCTTCCGTCAATAATTAGCACACCTATTTATGTCTAAAAATAATGACTGTTAAATTGGGTTCTGGATCACAGAAGCAATGATTCTTGCACTTCATATGTTGTTCTGCAATATTCTCTAATAAGATGCAGAGATATTTAACACCAGTGAGGAAAACCtacaaactttaaaattttgtcATTCAGTGGCACCTGAccagaacatttctttttctaaacagaaattaTCTAAGCTGCACaagtcttgcttttttcccctctcctgttATCAGAAGAGCTGTATCTTTAATTTCTACTGTGGCtggatttaggaaaaaatgaaacatgatATAAAGCTGTGTTTAGtgtctgaaaaaacaaacaaaaaacaaaccacaaaaaaggcctgatttttttcagagatatttATCTCTGAAACTTAGACTTGCTACCTAGACATCTAAGACAAGTTTTATCTAAGGGTTTCAACAACTGAAATTTTCCTAGTAATCTCAAGGACTTAAGAGTTTGAGCTGAAGGAATCAAATAAGAATTAATATAAGATAGACAATTAATCATCAAATGCTTTATCAACCTATCTTTTGCTAACATAATGATAATTCTGTCCTGACAAATATTTAGATAGCAAGTGTTCTTAGTCTTGCCTGAAATGGTGTGATTAATAATACAGTATTGAGACTGCTAAGATGAGACACTTACCTTGACATGTTCTGCCTCCTACTACCTGGTATCCCTCAGGACAGACACATGAGAATTTTCCTGGTTCATTGACACACTGATACTGACATATATAACTTGAGGTTCTGCACTCATCAGTGTCTGCAGAGAGCAAGAGATATTAAagttcttgggttttttttaacatctacCTTGTTACAGAACTAAATATAATAGCTAAATGCTGgttctaacaggaaaaaaagaatgaattctGTCTAAAAAGAGTAAGTTatcaaaaacctgaaatataCCGCTTAATGCCTCAAAGTTGTAAACAGAAGGGCTAGTTCTACCTGTGTTTTATTGATAACCTTCCAAATGAGAATCCTGGaactgaagaagcagaagctAAACTAGACTTCAGAACATATTTGGGAAAATAATTCTTGAAAGAATTTATACTTCTAGTATTCCAAAATGTGAGTACTTTAACAACAGACACAGATGTGAGGTTAGTTCATAAGGCAACAATATTGCCTTTGTACTTGTGCCCTATGCTAATGGAGTAGCTCTTTGGGAAAGAGAGGAAGGCCGCTTTCTTATCTTCAAATAATATTCAGTGTATACcattctcctttgctttttttatccTTGTGTAACCCTCTGTCCCTTGCTAAAGAAGTGTAGGGTGAAACAGATTTTAACAGTATATGTCTttaacaggaaattaaattaaacccATCAAAACTAGGGAATGGAAAAAAGCATAACTCCCTCCTACTACCTCTGAGGTTTGAGCCCAGTTCTTGATTTTGTCAGGGATGTCCTTGGAGGCTGCATACTTGCTGCTCCCTGTTCTGTTCACTTGCAAGTAGAAATAGCTTAAGAAACTTGGAAAGGGAGCATCTGTAATAGGTCTGCTGGCTTGTTTAGGAGGGCAGTGGTAAACCAAAACGACCTCTTTGGCTCGAAAAGACTGGTAGAAAGGATATGGGCTTTAAGGGTGAGATCATCATGTATCCAAAAGGAGATTAGAGGACCCCTGTGGAGGCTCTGGCAGAGGAAATAGTGTTGATTGTATAATCATCAGGAGACATGCTGTTTGTATACACAGGCTTGAAAACACCTCAAAAGCACAATTGTCacttccttaaaataaaaaatttgaggttttattttcagaggaacCTAACAACACACAAAATTACACTTGTTTTTGGTTTGCATTCCTTTCAGATTCATTTAATGGTCATCAGCACTAGACCACACACAATTCAAGTGAGTTTGTGAAACAAGTATTCAGAAGCCTTATTCTTCCCAGCTGTGATCTGAAATGTAATGTCTGTCCTGTTTTGCACTTACTATTAGAGATACCCATATCTGAGTGTACCTGAATGCAGCCACTAAGGTGTGCATAGCAACCACATTTGCAAAAATCAAACAATAAATTTCTTAAGGGTTTTGGCTACAAACTGCACCCACAGGGTGGCTCCACTTGAATTATATCCCTTAGCTCAAAGAAAGacttctgagaaaataatttaaaaaaaataataaaatgctcttccaagacaaaagaaaaattgcttacCTTCACAGTTAATTCTGTCACTGCTTAACTCAAATCCTGGATTACACTGACAGATGAAAGAACCCAGTATATTGTAACACTGTTGTGCACATGGGTTATTGGCATCACATTCATTTatgtctgaaaggaaaaattacagaTCTTTATCTTGTGTAGCTGATAATTAGGCTGATTAAGGGGATTAGTCCTCAGTCTGGGTCTATTGCTTAGCAGAAGCTCAGTTGACTGTATCAATACAGATCTGCAGTCACTGGAACAATGTCAGATCTATGCTTTACATTCCATGTAGAAAAAGAGTGTTTTTCCAGGAATGAGAGTTATTCTAATGTGTGATGAattcttccaaaaatgtttAGTGTGGCTATTAAACTCCACATTCCAGTGTCTCTTTTTCAGGTATGAAATGCCAAGTCTCTATAAATAATTGATATAAGGAATATATACTGATAAGGCCTCTCAGCATGCCATGGTTAAGATTTGAGCTATTTATTACTCtaaaatttgttcttttaaattccaTTACAATTATAGCATAAGCCTTTGAGGCCAGTAGAGTTTTGCAATGCTGTAAGGCCTAGACCATATTGGGGGAAGGTATGTTTCTGTGCTAGACTTTTTCCATGATGTGTCCATCCTAAGAACATATGTGAGAACACTATGGTatgagaaaagcaatttttaatagGAAGTTTATATAACTGTAATCATCTCTGGAATCTGTAACACTTGGTTTTCATAGGCTGTTGACTAACTGCTGCTCCTCTGTAATTTCCTCTGCAGATTTCAGTGTATTTTCCCTTGTATTACTTCCCTGCATGATTTTAATTCATATTTGTGTTTATGAGATATAACCATTAGTAGAGAGCTGTGTCTGGAAAAAGATAGAGTTCATGGCTTTTGCAAATGCTGATATGTCAGCAACAGTCAGTCATTTATAGATACACCTAAAAACTGGCAAAGACTACTAAGATCAGGCACTCACAAAAACTAAACCAATGAGAAGGATATTAATTCTCTATATGATGAACCTCCTAGTCTTGAAAATGAGTGGTAATAGAGGAAAACCGATTACagagtagttttatttttttcttcctctctttagTTAATTTCTGGCAACAGTGCAAAGAATGTACATCATGACAATgctaccagaagaaaaaaataagctagGCAAAGCCacaattctgtttgtttttcttccaagaaataTTGACCCACTTTCAATATATGCAAAAGCTGTAACACAAGTGCAATTGGTGCAGCTGTCAAGTACCTCTTCTGCCAGATGACTGTTGCAGATGTGAAAGTCTGTCTTGATGCAGCAACCATTCACGtacaaattttcttcttaagatTTACTTCACCTTTCCTTGTATGAGTATGCTTTACTAGGCTGGGAGGCCAGCAGGTTAGAGAAGGGGTGTTTTGGTGAAGCACCGAACACATGTGCAGCTGTCATGGATTTGTGAGTGTAACTGAAAGAATACACCTTGCATTTGAGCCATGGAAAGGGTCAAATAAGTAACAACTTGTCACATGATTACATTGTATCCACGTGCAACTCTTTTTATACTATCATttggtgaaaaacaaaattcctcTCGCTTCCGTGCTATGCAGTGTGCCAGGGCACTTGGTAATACATGGCAACATTTGGAAGTAATGGTAGAAGTTGGAAAACCCAGACCggttttttatataaaaatatgcatatagtatagattttatatatataaaaattatagcCATAAAGGAATTCTGACCATCTCCATCACCAACCcgttgatttttttttttaaatggccaTTCTCTCTGTACTTCAGCAGACagttactttttattattagtcTAATTCTTCTAGAACAGAATTAGTTTCAATCTTAACAGAAGTCTTAGTTTATTGCAAGGCTTCCCTTAGTGTTTGCCTTCTAAAGGGCCACTGTCCTTAGTgacacacattttcatttttaacattattttccaGATATTCTAATGTGACATACATGCTTGCTTTCCCCACCACGTTTATCACGTGCTGAGGATAATCACTTAACTGCAGAGGTACAGTATTGCTTCTCCTGGTTTCCAGTCCCACCCTTTGTTAGATGAACTGGCGATAATATCATGAAAGCCAATGACAATGCAAAAGCAATCCAGAAGTGAAAGAATAATTAAATCTaagattaaataattaatataaacTTCCAGGGTTCCAGTTGCCAAACTAGATGCTCCTCAGAAACCTGCTATGCAAACAAAATAAGAGGCTTTCGATAAGGCtccaattttctttctaatcctTCTGTACTACTTGGATCACTTGCAGTAGTGCCTGTCAATACAGCAACTGATATGTCTTActctttggtatttttttaagggatgaAGATACTTAAATTTTAACTGTGGCAAGTCATCTGTCAGTATTTGTGAACTCATGTGTAAGTACATGCAGAGAAGTTCTTACCTACACAGGTGTGGTTGTTGGATGCTAACTGGAAACCAGCATTACACTGGCAATAATAGGAACCAGGAGTGTTCACGCATCGATGGTGGCAATATGGAGGCAGGGTGCATTCATCAATATCTGAGTAatcaaaaaagagaaattaattcaaatggAGTTATGGTAGTTCACTGTTGATGTCTTGTATCTGAAGAAACTGTAGAGTTTATTGCTCTTCCtgaaaagatgggaaaaaagcTTATGTGAGCTAGGTACTGCTTCCATGGATATTAACAGGAACGGtactttactttttctttcagtaacttTTGTAAATATCAGTTTTATGCTGATTGTCTTCCAGCCACTGAGATCAATATGCATTCTAActctatttttatattcagCTCCACAATACTGCTTagtcttgtttattttaaataggtaAAACTCCAGagctttttgttctgcttttcaacCAAAATTTCTCATGATCAGACATAATGCTGACCAATACAGTGAATGTGGCTTGTAGGTCTCGTTTTTCCAAAAACTTGCATCCAGCACTCCTAGCATGTGCTAAATCTTTTCAGCTCCATTAGGAAAAGAGACCAAATTTTCTGTGCAAGTACAGGGGAATGGCGAGGATAGAAGATTAATGGGCCTGAAAAGGAAACAGGTTACGCTTCCACAGGGGTTCCCCAGAAACAGGCTTGCCTCCCCGGGGGGCTGCTGTTGCTCCGTTGCCCCTCCGTGCCTCTCCTGCATACCTTTCCATACAGCAGCACTAGCCCCTTGTGCCTGACCGAGGAAGGTGAGCAGACTGGCTGCAGTTGGTGCTATCTCAGGCAGTATTAACTGTCCACAGGCTCTCCTTGCAGATTAGCTCTAGTTTTGAGGTGGAGCAGGCTGCTTTTCCAAGTTTCAGCATTCCTAATGTGCATTGGAGCTGCGTTTGCACCTGCAAACCATACAACATGTGCAACAGCCCATTCTTGTACCTGTCTGCATGTTAAAAGGCTTCCTTGCATTCTCGAGGAGATACTGCCTCtgtttttgtctgaaaaactcattacttttttattatgcCATAATGCTGAGGGTGCATGTATGTGCAGCAGCCATCTTTGGTTGTGACCTGCTTGAGCTTGGTGAAGAAATCCGTGCCATGTTCTGTACATGTACACAATGTGAATTTCAAAGGCTCAATGCTCAGACAAATAAGGCCAGTTTTCACTGGAACAAAGAAAGGCACTTCCCATATCCATGCCAGATCTTGAGTTTCCTACCTCCAGCTGTTTCCACCAtagatgtgtttaaaaagagGCCAAGACTTCTTTTATAATGAGGaaagtgtttgttttaatattgagtgaaaaaataatcttgagaAGTTAACCCTTTCTTTGTCAAATTTTCAGTCACTGTTTGGGGCTAAACTTAGCAGTGGAGTGTTTTGGATGGTTCTGAATGAAAAGGCTTATGCTGGAAAATTCCTGACTATCTGTACAGTAGCAATTGTTGCTGTAACTCTCTTGCTGCAGAGAAAATTTGGAAGTAGAAATAGACTAAATTAGGAGGCACAGTAAATCTCGTCTATCCTTGACTTTTACAGGACTAAGCTCTTACAAATTGCTGTTTAAAGATCTGATTATACAATACAGACACATGAGCAATGCTTTGCTGCTTAGGCACTGCATTTATGCACATAAATGCTTCCAGGATCTGACTTTAATTCAGTGGGAGTTTTCCTTGCAGGATTAGGCACATCAGCTCCATGC
Above is a genomic segment from Falco naumanni isolate bFalNau1 chromosome 12, bFalNau1.pat, whole genome shotgun sequence containing:
- the EFEMP1 gene encoding EGF-containing fibulin-like extracellular matrix protein 1, translating into MLTAMFLAALILITVQSQETEETITYTQCTDGYEWDPVRQRCKDIDECEIVPDACKGGMKCVNHYGGYLCLPRTAQIIVNEREEAAAESTSGRNNVIRRTPADPHRAPPNPTHQIQCASGYEQSDHNVCQDIDECATGTHNCRADQVCVNLRGSFSCQCPPGYQKRGDQCVDIDECTLPPYCHHRCVNTPGSYYCQCNAGFQLASNNHTCVDINECDANNPCAQQCYNILGSFICQCNPGFELSSDRINCEDTDECRTSSYICQYQCVNEPGKFSCVCPEGYQVVGGRTCQDINECETTNECREDEICWNYHGGFRCYPRNPCQEPYVLTSENRCVCPVSNAICRELPYSVVYKYMSIRSDRTVPSDIFQIQATTIYPNTINTFRIKSGNENGEFYLRQTSAVSAMLVLVKSLSGPREHIVDLEMLTVNSLNYRTSSVLRLTIIVGPYAF